In one window of Posidoniimonas corsicana DNA:
- a CDS encoding cold-shock protein: MSQGTIKKLTEKGFGFIQGDRGELFFHHSSVSGANFDDLREGQSVEYTEGQGPKGPRAENVKVIG; encoded by the coding sequence GTGTCACAGGGTACGATCAAGAAGTTGACGGAAAAGGGTTTTGGCTTCATTCAGGGCGATCGTGGAGAGCTGTTCTTCCACCACTCGTCGGTCAGTGGCGCCAACTTTGACGACCTCCGCGAGGGGCAGTCGGTCGAGTACACCGAGGGCCAGGGCCCCAAGGGTCCCCGCGCCGAGAACGTCAAGGTGATTGGCTAA
- a CDS encoding methylated-DNA--[protein]-cysteine S-methyltransferase: MALAAAPRGGVWTLASLVFGHTSAAAARRRLGADDPASIGPDTSTAPPDAVAEWVDLLERYAAGEPLSLEAIPVCRDHLTPFGKFVSRSCAAIPYGQTRSYGQLAKQAGRPAAARAVGSVMSGNRTPLAVPCHRVLGAGGRLGGFSAPQGVAMKRRLLEMEGSWMF; encoded by the coding sequence ATGGCCCTTGCCGCCGCGCCGCGGGGCGGGGTCTGGACGCTCGCCTCGTTGGTGTTTGGACACACCTCGGCCGCCGCCGCGCGGCGCCGATTGGGTGCGGACGACCCAGCGTCGATCGGGCCCGACACGTCGACCGCTCCGCCCGACGCCGTCGCCGAGTGGGTCGACCTGTTGGAACGCTACGCAGCGGGCGAGCCGCTGTCGCTCGAGGCGATTCCCGTCTGCCGCGACCACCTCACCCCGTTCGGTAAATTCGTCTCGCGGTCGTGCGCGGCGATCCCGTACGGGCAGACCCGCAGCTACGGCCAGCTGGCCAAGCAGGCGGGCCGGCCCGCCGCCGCACGGGCCGTCGGGTCAGTGATGTCGGGCAACCGGACCCCGCTGGCGGTGCCGTGCCACCGCGTGCTGGGCGCCGGCGGGCGGCTGGGCGGTTTCTCGGCGCCGCAGGGCGTGGCGATGAAGCGCCGGCTGCTCGAGATGGAAGGCTCGTGGATGTTCTAG
- a CDS encoding glycoside hydrolase family 43 protein yields the protein MNSHGPSTLSVAILTLASVSALSQAQEPRYLTKGIYTADPSAHVFGGRLYFYPSHDIESGVEQNDNGDHFDMRDYHVFSMDSVDGPVTDHGVALDVKDVPWAERQMWAPDCAEKDGRYYLYFPAKDPEGVFRIGVAVGDRPEGPFKANPKPIEGSYSIDPAVFNDGGEYYLYFGGIWGGQLQQYRDNQRIVSDRAPVPSEPTPGTPALCAKVAKLAPSMTEFAEPPRDVVIVDSQGKPLDAGDHDRRFFEAAWVHKHDGRYYFSYSTGDTHRICYATGDSPYGPFTYQGVVLTPVLGWTTHHSIVQHEGKWHLFHHDSVPSGGQTHLRSVKVSPLRHGPDGKIQTIKGG from the coding sequence ATGAACTCTCACGGCCCGTCCACACTCTCTGTCGCAATCCTCACGCTAGCCTCGGTTTCCGCTTTGTCGCAGGCCCAGGAGCCGCGGTACCTGACCAAGGGGATCTACACGGCCGACCCGTCGGCCCACGTGTTCGGCGGCAGGCTCTACTTCTACCCGTCGCACGACATCGAGTCGGGCGTTGAACAGAATGACAACGGCGACCACTTCGACATGCGGGACTATCACGTGTTCTCCATGGACTCGGTCGACGGCCCGGTCACGGACCACGGCGTGGCGCTCGACGTGAAGGACGTCCCGTGGGCGGAGCGGCAGATGTGGGCGCCCGACTGCGCCGAGAAGGACGGGCGGTACTACCTGTATTTCCCCGCGAAGGACCCCGAGGGCGTGTTCCGGATCGGCGTCGCGGTCGGCGACCGGCCAGAGGGGCCGTTCAAGGCGAACCCAAAACCGATCGAGGGTAGCTACTCGATCGACCCGGCCGTCTTCAATGACGGCGGCGAGTACTACCTGTACTTCGGCGGCATCTGGGGCGGCCAGCTGCAGCAGTACCGCGACAACCAACGCATCGTGTCCGATCGCGCCCCAGTCCCGAGCGAGCCGACCCCAGGCACGCCGGCCCTGTGCGCGAAGGTCGCGAAGCTGGCGCCGTCCATGACCGAGTTTGCCGAGCCGCCCCGCGACGTGGTGATTGTCGACAGCCAGGGCAAGCCGCTCGACGCCGGCGACCACGACCGCCGCTTCTTCGAGGCCGCCTGGGTCCACAAGCACGACGGCCGCTACTACTTCTCATACTCCACCGGCGACACCCACCGCATCTGCTACGCCACCGGCGACAGCCCGTACGGCCCATTCACCTACCAGGGCGTGGTGTTGACCCCGGTGCTGGGCTGGACCACGCACCACAGCATCGTGCAGCACGAGGGCAAGTGGCATCTGTTCCACCACGACAGCGTCCCCTCCGGCGGGCAGACCCACCTGCGGAGCGTCAAGGTCAGCCCCCTGCGGCACGGGCCGGACGGCAAGATCCAGACCATCAAGGGCGGGTAG
- a CDS encoding DUF3826 domain-containing protein has protein sequence MSRRALPLLFILMLALTSNHARAESAAAVAANAQRSIDQGDVPEWWTPKLPADVQRDVDRKGRGLAEGLKLEDDAQTDRVAALVSQHFARVWAWHQQVDDRLDAAWADWDAARSNADGKEKDELRALAIATEQIDPIYAEFTPQIQGLLRDLRAEVGEEKATELMDRYTRSPGAERTYNAYLGMVPEMTADERAILWDRMAQAREESMAAWTGGRIIKIFKKQKVRNEFSIDYFGYGYRERYKAWASGGR, from the coding sequence ATGTCCAGGCGCGCTTTGCCCCTCCTCTTCATCCTGATGCTCGCGCTGACCTCTAATCATGCGCGGGCCGAGTCCGCCGCCGCCGTCGCCGCCAATGCGCAGCGGTCGATCGATCAGGGCGACGTGCCCGAGTGGTGGACCCCCAAGCTGCCCGCCGACGTGCAGCGCGACGTCGACCGCAAGGGCCGCGGTCTGGCCGAGGGCCTCAAGCTTGAAGACGACGCCCAGACCGACCGGGTCGCCGCGCTCGTCAGTCAGCACTTCGCCCGCGTCTGGGCGTGGCACCAGCAGGTGGACGACCGGCTCGACGCGGCCTGGGCCGATTGGGACGCCGCCCGCAGCAACGCCGACGGCAAGGAGAAGGACGAGCTCCGCGCTCTCGCGATCGCGACCGAGCAGATCGACCCAATCTACGCGGAGTTCACCCCGCAGATCCAAGGCCTGCTGCGCGACCTGCGGGCGGAGGTGGGCGAAGAGAAGGCCACCGAGCTGATGGACCGCTACACCCGCTCGCCTGGCGCCGAGCGGACGTACAACGCGTACCTGGGGATGGTGCCCGAGATGACCGCCGACGAGCGGGCGATCCTGTGGGACCGCATGGCCCAGGCACGCGAGGAGTCGATGGCGGCGTGGACCGGCGGTCGGATCATCAAGATCTTCAAGAAGCAGAAGGTCCGCAACGAGTTCTCGATCGACTACTTTGGCTACGGGTACCGCGAGCGTTACAAGGCGTGGGCGAGCGGCGGGCGCTAG
- a CDS encoding serine/threonine-protein kinase: MAEDARERGAGGSPDDDLYAATRLFEPENTLSREEEDIAFAAQLLNSGLVNDREISAAVSDWSMHGSVRLAQHIERKSLLTAEQIARLQQQASARIDRARRSIAAGSQSPSAGKSMMLATLERLDGSGRVAKLFGVTLAASGADQHARVSQGRYEIIRKLGQGGLGRVWLARDTNLNRHVALKEISHAAEASSVAIERFRHEAEITGRLDHPSIVPIYQLGEDADSGRVFYTMRFLGRSTLQDSISEYHERREAGDDDPMLLRHLLTAFVSVCHAIGHAHSRKVIHRDLKPENVVIDSFGQVIVIDWGLAKVIGDAATASLTDSAGPDSADRTSEGQVLGTPLYMAPEQAAGRLDELDHRTDIYGLGAILFAIVTGYAPHEKTQREAIDSGDGARGMISAIAAGAPPAAHDANADADPVLEAICRKAMARRRYARYQAAAELAEDVQKWMAGEPVSAYQETNWQRASRWVAQHQRMSQSLLAAAIVALVALTTLAMSARQSRLAAVDARYSQLVGDVREVELQLEGIASELSKDARFIASLPPIQGIVNARNGVDGDDEQVWRTRLETIFSGMLRSNPDYLALSYEAQTGEGAQDVVRVERNPSDRSLVRVLPASRLKSVADDALMSVVGALEPGDVRFSLAPRARRASAGSSVAERLSVATPVYNDATGELFGMAVIETDVAKQVADAVLGLGAIDCEIFVADGEGQLLVSADADRGVRVAREGESIPDLPAAVQQEMAQEHEPFDLRRDGEFVAQRFYVDPTGRGLMIFGRLPE; this comes from the coding sequence ATGGCAGAGGACGCTCGAGAACGCGGGGCGGGCGGGTCGCCCGACGACGACCTGTACGCAGCGACGCGGCTCTTCGAGCCGGAGAACACGCTCTCCCGCGAGGAGGAGGACATCGCCTTCGCGGCGCAGCTGCTCAACTCCGGGCTGGTGAATGACCGCGAGATCAGCGCGGCGGTATCCGACTGGTCGATGCACGGCAGCGTGCGGCTGGCGCAGCACATCGAGCGGAAGTCCCTGCTGACCGCCGAGCAGATCGCCCGCCTGCAGCAGCAGGCCTCCGCCCGAATCGACCGCGCGCGGCGGAGCATCGCCGCGGGTTCGCAGTCGCCCTCGGCCGGCAAGAGCATGATGCTGGCGACGCTGGAACGGCTGGACGGTTCGGGCCGCGTGGCCAAGCTGTTCGGCGTGACGCTCGCCGCCAGCGGCGCCGACCAGCACGCCCGCGTCTCGCAGGGTCGGTACGAGATCATCCGCAAGCTGGGCCAGGGCGGGCTGGGCCGGGTGTGGCTGGCCCGCGACACGAACCTTAACCGGCACGTCGCGCTGAAGGAGATCAGCCACGCCGCAGAGGCCAGCTCGGTCGCCATCGAGCGGTTCCGGCACGAGGCGGAGATCACCGGCCGACTGGACCACCCCAGCATCGTGCCGATCTACCAGCTCGGCGAGGACGCCGACTCCGGGCGGGTGTTCTACACGATGCGGTTCTTGGGGCGTTCCACGCTGCAGGACTCGATCAGCGAGTACCACGAGCGGCGCGAGGCCGGCGACGACGACCCGATGCTCCTGCGGCACCTGCTGACCGCGTTCGTCAGCGTGTGCCACGCCATCGGCCACGCCCACTCGCGGAAGGTGATCCACCGTGACCTGAAGCCCGAGAACGTGGTGATCGACAGCTTCGGGCAGGTGATCGTCATCGACTGGGGCCTGGCCAAGGTGATCGGCGACGCCGCGACCGCGAGCCTGACGGACTCGGCCGGGCCCGACAGCGCCGACCGGACCAGCGAGGGGCAGGTGCTCGGCACGCCGCTGTACATGGCGCCGGAGCAGGCGGCGGGCCGGCTCGACGAGCTGGACCACCGCACCGACATCTACGGGCTGGGTGCCATCCTGTTCGCAATCGTGACCGGCTACGCGCCCCACGAGAAGACGCAGCGCGAGGCGATCGACTCCGGCGACGGCGCGCGGGGCATGATCAGCGCCATCGCCGCCGGCGCGCCGCCCGCCGCGCACGACGCCAACGCCGACGCCGACCCCGTGCTCGAGGCCATCTGCCGCAAGGCGATGGCCCGCCGCCGGTACGCCCGCTACCAGGCCGCCGCCGAGCTGGCCGAGGACGTGCAGAAGTGGATGGCCGGCGAGCCGGTGTCCGCCTACCAGGAGACCAACTGGCAGCGGGCCAGCCGCTGGGTCGCGCAGCACCAGCGGATGTCGCAGTCGCTGCTGGCGGCGGCCATCGTGGCGCTCGTGGCGTTGACCACGCTGGCGATGTCCGCCCGGCAGAGCCGCCTGGCCGCGGTCGACGCCCGCTACTCGCAGCTGGTCGGCGACGTCCGCGAGGTGGAGCTCCAGCTCGAGGGGATCGCGTCGGAGCTGTCGAAGGACGCAAGGTTCATCGCGTCGCTCCCGCCGATCCAGGGGATCGTCAACGCCCGCAACGGCGTCGACGGAGACGACGAGCAGGTCTGGCGGACCCGGCTCGAGACCATCTTCTCCGGCATGCTGCGGTCGAACCCCGACTACCTGGCCCTGTCCTACGAGGCCCAGACCGGCGAGGGCGCGCAGGACGTCGTGCGGGTGGAACGCAACCCGTCGGACCGTTCGCTGGTGCGGGTGCTGCCCGCCAGCCGTCTGAAGAGCGTCGCGGACGACGCGCTGATGTCGGTGGTCGGAGCGTTGGAGCCGGGCGATGTGCGGTTCTCGCTGGCGCCCCGCGCACGCCGCGCCAGCGCAGGGTCCTCGGTGGCGGAGCGACTATCCGTGGCGACCCCCGTGTACAACGACGCCACCGGCGAGCTGTTCGGGATGGCCGTGATCGAGACCGACGTCGCCAAGCAGGTCGCCGACGCGGTGCTCGGCCTGGGCGCCATCGACTGCGAGATCTTCGTGGCCGACGGCGAGGGTCAACTGCTGGTGTCGGCGGACGCGGACCGGGGGGTGCGTGTGGCGCGTGAAGGGGAGTCGATCCCGGACCTGCCGGCCGCGGTGCAGCAGGAGATGGCGCAGGAGCACGAGCCGTTCGACCTGCGTCGGGATGGCGAGTTTGTCGCGCAGCGGTTCTACGTCGACCCCACCGGCCGCGGGCTGATGATCTTCGGCCGCCTGCCCGAGTAG
- a CDS encoding transglutaminase-like domain-containing protein, producing MTPRPPAAAYLNPCKSIDSTNVDVARVAMDLRGVDTFATIDACFRFVRDEVQHSGDYRRNPVTCSASQVLLHRTGYCYAKSHLLCALLRANGVPAGLCYQRLCIDDHGPPCCLHGLNAVWLPDTGWFRLDPRGNKAGIDARFEPPAERLAFIPRLSGERDLPGVFARPLRQVVAALERHDSWDALLANLPDGEWDKYSLPND from the coding sequence ATGACGCCGCGCCCCCCAGCAGCCGCTTACCTGAATCCGTGCAAGTCGATTGACTCGACGAACGTCGATGTCGCCCGGGTCGCGATGGATCTACGCGGCGTGGATACGTTCGCCACCATCGACGCTTGCTTCCGGTTCGTGCGTGACGAGGTCCAGCACAGCGGCGATTACCGGCGCAACCCGGTCACCTGCTCGGCGTCGCAGGTGCTGCTGCACCGCACCGGATACTGCTACGCCAAGAGCCACCTGCTGTGCGCGCTGCTGCGGGCCAACGGCGTGCCGGCTGGACTGTGCTACCAGCGTCTCTGCATCGACGACCACGGTCCGCCCTGCTGCCTGCACGGGCTCAACGCGGTGTGGTTGCCCGACACGGGCTGGTTCCGACTCGACCCACGCGGCAACAAGGCCGGGATCGACGCGCGGTTCGAGCCACCGGCGGAGCGGCTCGCATTCATTCCAAGGCTGTCCGGCGAGCGCGACCTGCCGGGTGTGTTCGCGCGGCCGCTGCGGCAGGTGGTTGCGGCTCTCGAGCGGCACGACTCGTGGGATGCGCTGCTGGCCAACCTGCCGGACGGAGAGTGGGACAAGTATTCGCTTCCGAACGATTAG
- a CDS encoding sigma-70 family RNA polymerase sigma factor, whose product MTQAATTLNDLIDLAKSTGRLTYQQVFPYLPDETEGVEKIEALLNVLDGLGIELDDECPPPALAETRASEQGDRSHLLQDVLPSGNSDPIRMYLSQMAEIPLLSRDEEIGLAKKIELTRKRFRRNLLRSFYALEATVKTLEKVHSGELPFDRTIKVSLTERLTKEQVSSRMPANLASLRGLMDLQRRDFAAMVDHRQSDEVKAEARARYLRRREKMLVLVEELSLRSRRITPLIAELEEYAQRMDDVTRELRELKATGAPADKIASVRAELLQLMRRTLESPSSLRKRASQLRRQFADFEGAKRQLSSGNLRLVVSIAKKYRNRGLSFLDLIQEGNTGLMRAVDKYEYRRGFKFSTYATWWIRQAITRAIADQARTIRIPVHMIDVLTKLRNTAKQLQQEMGREPTTEETALAAGIPLEETERVLDIGRHPVSLDRPVGDGDDCSFGEFVEDNAVENPWKLANNGLLRERIEELLKTLTFREREIIRLRYGLADGYSYTLEEVGRIFKVTRERVRQIEAKAVSKLQNPVRSQMLNSFVPEGAELVEGYDPLEAAA is encoded by the coding sequence ATGACCCAAGCAGCCACCACGCTGAACGACCTGATCGACCTGGCCAAGTCCACCGGCCGCCTCACCTACCAACAGGTCTTCCCCTACCTGCCGGACGAGACCGAGGGCGTCGAGAAGATCGAGGCCCTGTTGAATGTGCTCGACGGCCTCGGCATCGAGCTCGACGACGAGTGCCCCCCGCCCGCCCTGGCCGAGACCCGCGCCAGCGAGCAGGGCGACCGCTCGCACCTGCTGCAGGACGTGCTGCCCAGCGGCAACAGCGACCCCATCCGCATGTACCTGTCGCAGATGGCGGAGATCCCGCTCCTGTCACGCGACGAGGAGATCGGCCTGGCCAAGAAGATCGAGCTGACCCGCAAGCGGTTCCGCCGCAACCTGCTCCGCTCGTTCTACGCCCTGGAGGCCACCGTCAAGACGCTCGAGAAGGTGCACTCCGGCGAGCTGCCGTTCGACCGCACGATCAAGGTCTCGCTGACCGAGCGGCTGACCAAGGAGCAGGTGTCGTCCCGCATGCCGGCCAACCTGGCGTCGCTCCGCGGCCTGATGGACCTGCAGCGTCGTGACTTCGCGGCCATGGTGGACCACCGCCAGAGTGACGAGGTCAAGGCCGAGGCCCGCGCCCGCTACCTCCGCCGCCGCGAGAAGATGCTGGTTCTCGTCGAGGAGCTGAGCCTCCGCAGCCGCCGCATCACGCCGCTGATCGCCGAGCTCGAAGAGTACGCCCAGCGGATGGACGACGTCACCCGCGAGCTGCGTGAGCTCAAGGCCACCGGCGCGCCGGCCGACAAGATCGCCAGCGTCCGCGCCGAGCTGCTGCAGCTCATGCGGCGCACGCTGGAGAGCCCGTCGAGCCTCCGCAAGCGGGCCAGCCAGCTGCGGCGCCAGTTCGCCGACTTCGAGGGCGCCAAGCGGCAGCTCTCCAGCGGCAACCTGCGGCTGGTGGTGTCGATCGCCAAGAAGTACCGCAACCGTGGCCTGTCGTTCCTGGACCTGATCCAGGAGGGCAACACCGGACTGATGCGTGCGGTTGATAAGTACGAGTACCGCCGTGGCTTCAAGTTCAGCACCTACGCCACGTGGTGGATCCGCCAGGCGATCACCCGGGCGATCGCCGACCAGGCCCGCACGATTCGTATTCCGGTGCACATGATCGACGTGCTGACCAAGCTCCGCAACACGGCCAAGCAGCTGCAGCAGGAGATGGGCCGCGAGCCGACCACCGAAGAGACCGCCCTGGCCGCCGGCATCCCGCTGGAAGAGACCGAGCGCGTGCTGGACATCGGCCGCCACCCGGTCAGCCTCGACCGCCCCGTCGGCGACGGCGACGACTGCAGCTTCGGCGAGTTCGTCGAGGACAACGCTGTGGAGAACCCCTGGAAGCTGGCCAACAACGGCCTGCTGCGTGAGCGGATCGAGGAGCTGCTCAAGACCCTCACCTTCCGCGAGCGAGAGATCATCCGCCTCCGCTACGGCCTGGCCGACGGCTACAGCTACACGCTGGAAGAAGTGGGCCGCATCTTCAAGGTGACCCGCGAGCGGGTCCGCCAGATCGAGGCCAAAGCCGTCAGCAAGCTGCAGAACCCGGTCCGCAGCCAGATGCTCAACAGCTTCGTGCCCGAGGGCGCCGAGCTGGTCGAGGGCTACGACCCGCTGGAAGCCGCGGCCTAG
- a CDS encoding glutamate decarboxylase: MALHDKGAVRENLEDDIYASADLSVRMPKYRFPQDEHKARHAYAIVHDELTLDGNSRQNLATFCQTWVEPEVAQLMSECLDKNIVDKDEYPQTAEVEARCVHMLADLWNSPAEANTVGCSTTGSSEAAMLGGMAMKRRWEAKRKAEGKPIDKPNLVTGPVQVCWHKFARYWDIEHREIPMSPDRLIMTPEEALKRCDENTIGVVPTLGVTFTCQYEPVKAVADALDKLQSSSGLDIPIHVDAASGGFLAPFCAPELAWDFRLPRVKSINASGHKFGLAPLGVGWVIWREASDLPDDLVFWVNYLGGNMRDIALNFSRPGGQVACQYYNFLRLGREGYRKVHSACYQTAQFLASEIAKLGPFEVLYAGDMHQGIPALSWRIKEGTDPGFSLYDLADRLRSRGWQVPAYSLPADCQDLVIQRVLVRHGVSRDLAGMLLADIKRALEHFEQHPTHAAMTAAEASGFHH, translated from the coding sequence ATGGCGTTGCACGACAAGGGCGCGGTGCGGGAGAACCTGGAGGACGACATCTACGCGTCCGCCGACCTGTCCGTGCGGATGCCCAAGTACAGGTTCCCCCAGGACGAGCACAAGGCCCGCCACGCCTACGCCATCGTGCACGACGAGCTGACGCTGGACGGCAACTCGCGTCAGAACCTGGCCACGTTCTGTCAGACGTGGGTGGAGCCCGAAGTCGCCCAGCTGATGAGCGAGTGCCTAGACAAGAACATCGTCGACAAGGACGAGTACCCCCAGACCGCCGAGGTCGAGGCCCGCTGCGTTCACATGCTGGCCGACCTGTGGAACTCGCCCGCCGAGGCCAACACGGTCGGCTGCTCGACCACCGGCTCCAGCGAGGCGGCCATGCTCGGCGGCATGGCGATGAAGAGGCGGTGGGAGGCCAAACGCAAGGCGGAGGGAAAGCCGATCGACAAGCCGAACCTGGTCACCGGACCAGTGCAGGTCTGCTGGCACAAGTTCGCGCGCTACTGGGACATCGAGCACCGCGAGATCCCGATGTCGCCCGACCGGCTGATCATGACGCCCGAGGAGGCGCTCAAACGCTGCGACGAGAACACCATCGGCGTGGTGCCGACGCTGGGCGTCACGTTCACGTGCCAGTACGAGCCGGTCAAGGCGGTCGCCGACGCGCTCGACAAGCTGCAGTCGTCCAGCGGGCTGGACATCCCGATCCACGTCGACGCCGCGAGCGGCGGGTTCCTGGCGCCGTTCTGCGCGCCGGAGCTGGCGTGGGACTTCCGCCTGCCGCGGGTCAAGTCGATCAACGCCTCCGGCCACAAGTTCGGACTGGCGCCGCTCGGCGTGGGCTGGGTGATCTGGCGCGAGGCGTCCGACCTGCCGGACGACCTGGTGTTCTGGGTGAACTACCTGGGCGGCAACATGCGCGACATCGCGCTGAATTTCTCACGCCCGGGCGGGCAGGTCGCCTGCCAGTACTACAACTTCCTGCGGCTGGGTCGCGAGGGCTACCGCAAGGTGCACTCCGCCTGCTACCAGACCGCCCAGTTCCTGGCGTCTGAGATCGCCAAGCTGGGCCCCTTCGAGGTCCTCTACGCGGGCGACATGCACCAGGGCATCCCCGCGTTGAGCTGGCGGATCAAGGAGGGGACCGACCCGGGCTTCAGCCTGTACGACCTGGCCGACCGCCTGCGTTCCCGCGGGTGGCAGGTGCCCGCGTACTCGCTGCCGGCCGACTGCCAGGACCTGGTCATCCAGCGGGTGCTGGTCCGCCACGGGGTGAGCCGCGACCTGGCCGGGATGCTGCTGGCCGACATCAAGCGGGCGCTGGAGCACTTTGAGCAGCACCCCACCCACGCCGCGATGACCGCTGCCGAGGCTTCTGGATTCCACCACTAG